The following proteins are co-located in the Gossypium hirsutum isolate 1008001.06 chromosome A02, Gossypium_hirsutum_v2.1, whole genome shotgun sequence genome:
- the LOC107951158 gene encoding uncharacterized protein, whose translation MLWSNERLDSFSNGSLDTFLQDFAFRALVIRHRPHTGALYKANLPVNLSGMGVSIARIRSRTLWKKGANFSCFRIPSRTFLVPHVRRVAIVYETLGNWSSYYYRVQGYSMIAPVIGFMVFDASNARAKSLKSINLDTMGKPISIHFPNLKYPDSARCAAFNSNGTVDFSPIMFSNVCYTSNQGHFSVLVPLKREKRPWYPWVIGVVLGFGMLVLSGYFGLVLLKVLKTKRVQAMERQADEGEILDSRWVNCSKMPSATVTRTQPVLENGVFPQ comes from the exons ATGCTCTGGAGTAATGAACG CTTAGACAGCTTTTCCAATGGTTCCTTGGATACATTTCTTCAGGATTTTGCTTTCAGAGCATTGGTTATTAGGCACAGACCTCATACTGGAGCTTTATACAAAGCCAATCTTCCGGTTAATCTTTCAGGCATGGGCGTTTCCATTGCACGAATCCGAAGCCGGACGTTGTGGAAGAAAGGGGCTAATTTTAGTTGTTTTCGTATCCCATCACGGACTTTTCTGGTTCCTCACGTCCGAAGGGTCGCGATAGTCTACGAGACCCTCGGCAACTGGTCTTCATACTACTACAGAGTTCAAGGTTACTCAATGATTGCTCCCGTCATCGGTTTTATGGTTTTCGATGCGTCGAATGCTAGAGCTAAAAGCTTAAAAAGTATCAACCTTGACACAATGGGGAAGCCTATATCAATCCATTTTCCCAACCTGAAATACCCTGATTCAGCAAGATGTGCAGCTTTCAACAGTAATGGGACAGTTGATTTCAGTCCCATAATGTTTTCCAATGTGTGTTACACTTCAAACCAAGGCCATTTTTCTGTACTTGTTCCACTAAAGAGGGAAAAAAGGCCATGGTATCCATGGGTGATAGGTGTTGTGCTTGGATTTGGTATGCTGGTTTTGTCAGGTTACTTTGGTTTGGTATTACTTAAGGTTTTGAAGACCAAAAGGGTTCAAGCAATGGAAAGACAAGCTGATGAAGGTGAAATTCTTGATAGCAGATGGGTGAATTGCAGTAAAATGCCATCTGCAACAGTAACTAGAACTCAACCTGTCCTTGAGAATGGTGTGTTCCCACAGTAA